The genomic stretch TGATCACCTGGTCCTCGGGAATGCCGGCCTCCTCGCGCACGATCTCGGAGCGCATGATGCCCTGCCCATTCACCACCGTGCCGAGGCCCCGATCCCAGGCGGCGAGGCAGATGCCGTAGCTGAGCGCGCCCAGGTCGAAATGCACGACGGCCCCCGGATCGAGGCTGCGGTCATAGCTCAGCACCAGGGAGACCGGCGCATCGAATTGGCGGAAGCCGCGCATCACCCAATCCTGGCGCATCGCCTTGTCATCGCGCGCGATGCCCATGGCGCCAAAGAGCTTGACGGCGACCGCCACCTGCCGGGCGCGATGCACGCCGGCATATTCGCCGTGGCTGACAATATCGCGATTGGCTTTCGCACCACCCGCCATGGTTTCCATGTTGCGCTGGCGAACCCGCTCCAGCGGCGCGCCGGTCAGCACATGGACATGCCAGGGCTGGGTGTTCATCGAGGAGGGGGCGCGCTTCGCGACCTCGATGATCTCCTCGATCACGCTGCGCGGCACGGGGTCCGCCCGGTAGCCGCGCACGCTGCGGCGGGTGCGGGAGAGGGTCTCGAAATCCAATGCGCGTCTCCGGGTTGAGGGGCGAGGCATGGAGGGGCGCTGCCCCTCATGCCCGCGGCATCGCCGTTCCGTGGCTCAGGCGGCCCTGGCGCGCCCGAAGACGCGGCTGCAGAATTCCGGATAGGTTTCCAGCATCTCGTCACAGACGGCGCCGCGCAGCAAAGCGAGCTCCGCT from Sediminicoccus sp. KRV36 encodes the following:
- a CDS encoding nitroreductase, translated to MDFETLSRTRRSVRGYRADPVPRSVIEEIIEVAKRAPSSMNTQPWHVHVLTGAPLERVRQRNMETMAGGAKANRDIVSHGEYAGVHRARQVAVAVKLFGAMGIARDDKAMRQDWVMRGFRQFDAPVSLVLSYDRSLDPGAVVHFDLGALSYGICLAAWDRGLGTVVNGQGIMRSEIVREEAGIPEDQVIMTCIALGYPEESFPANGVTADREPNASFVHFVGFTE